The Flaviramulus sp. BrNp1-15 genome has a window encoding:
- the dprA gene encoding DNA-processing protein DprA, which produces MTENDLLYTLALQHVPNIGDIIAKRLINHCGSAEAVLKEKKQNLLKIDGIGSVILKELFGNNHLNEAEKEIEFIKSNNIKVTYFKEEEEYPEKLKHCIDGPLLLFQSGNINLKEQHIISIVGARKITTNGIAFCESLIEALVPFNPIIVSGFAYGTDITAHKAALKHNLQTIGCLAHGLNTIYPKVHKKYMADVEKNGGFFTDFWSTDNFDRNNFLKRNRIIAGLSEATIVIESAEKGGSLVTADIANSYNRDVFAVPGRTTDSQSVGCNNLIKHQKAHMLTTPLDVPYILNWQLEDNKKPVVQKQLFVELDATEKEIYNYLKENEKQQLDVIAINCNLPIFKVSSTLLNMELKGVVRPLPGKLFEVI; this is translated from the coding sequence ATGACAGAAAACGATTTGCTTTATACTCTTGCGCTACAACATGTGCCTAATATTGGAGACATTATAGCAAAACGTTTAATAAATCACTGTGGTTCTGCCGAGGCTGTTTTAAAAGAAAAAAAGCAGAATTTGCTTAAAATTGATGGTATTGGAAGTGTTATTTTAAAGGAGTTGTTTGGAAATAATCATTTAAATGAAGCCGAAAAAGAAATTGAATTTATAAAATCGAATAACATTAAGGTTACTTATTTTAAAGAAGAAGAAGAATATCCTGAAAAATTAAAACATTGTATAGATGGCCCTCTTTTACTCTTCCAATCTGGCAACATAAATTTAAAAGAACAGCATATAATTAGTATTGTTGGAGCCCGAAAAATAACAACTAACGGTATCGCTTTTTGCGAATCGTTAATTGAAGCTTTGGTGCCATTCAACCCAATAATAGTTTCTGGGTTTGCTTACGGAACAGATATTACAGCACACAAGGCAGCATTAAAACACAATTTACAAACTATAGGTTGTTTGGCTCATGGATTGAATACTATTTACCCCAAAGTTCACAAAAAGTACATGGCTGATGTAGAAAAAAACGGCGGGTTTTTTACAGATTTCTGGAGTACGGACAATTTTGATAGAAATAATTTTTTAAAGCGTAACAGAATAATTGCAGGATTAAGTGAAGCGACCATTGTAATAGAATCTGCCGAAAAAGGTGGAAGTTTAGTTACTGCAGATATTGCTAATTCTTATAACAGAGATGTGTTTGCTGTTCCTGGACGAACTACAGACAGTCAAAGCGTGGGGTGTAATAATTTAATCAAACACCAGAAAGCACATATGCTTACAACACCTTTAGATGTGCCCTATATTTTAAATTGGCAGTTAGAAGATAATAAAAAACCCGTTGTACAAAAACAATTGTTTGTGGAGTTAGACGCCACAGAAAAAGAGATTTATAATTACTTAAAAGAAAACGAAAAACAACAATTAGATGTTATTGCTATTAATTGCAATCTACCTATTTTTAAAGTGTCTAGCACGTTACTTAATATGGAATTAAAAGGCGTTGTTAGACCGTTACCAGGTAAGTTGTTTGAGGTTATTTAA